The Coffea arabica cultivar ET-39 chromosome 4e, Coffea Arabica ET-39 HiFi, whole genome shotgun sequence genome includes a window with the following:
- the LOC113741378 gene encoding protein NRT1/ PTR FAMILY 2.11-like, whose product MEKTENQATSNGPNYRGIKAMPFVIGNETFEKLGTIGTSANLLVYLTSVFNLKSITATNIINVFNGTCNFGTLLGAFLSDTYFGRYKTLGFASVSSFLGMLVLTLTAAISKLHPPQCGSGGEEAGRCFGPTPWQMAFLLSGFGLLVVGASGIRPCNLPFGADQFNPNTESGKRGISSFFNWYYCTYTFAVMISLTTIVYVQSNVSWSLGLAIPTILMFLSCAVFFAGTRIYVQVIPIGSPLTSISQVIVAAFKKRQVELPKQPWISLFNHVPSNSINSRIAYTKQFRFLNKAAVITSNDSIKADGSAADPWKLCSIQQVEEVKCVVRLIPIWAAGLIYYVSVVQQQNYAVFQALQSDRRLGKSNFHIPAASYIIFAMLTITIWLPIYDRILVPWLRRLTGKEDGLTLLRKVGIGLIISVFALLISGFIEDRRRIIALTEPTLGSVPGKGAISSMSAMWLIPQVALSGLSEAFALIGQNELFYKQFPENMRSFALAFLFVGFAGSSYLSSFFSSVIHRTTEWLGDDLNKGRLDYFYYSIAALEMFNFVYFLICAKWYKYKGSDSNPGVMTLEMNHNNQHEQIPAV is encoded by the exons ATGGAGAAGACTGAGAACCAGGCTACTAGTAATGGACCCAACTATAGAGGAATCAAGGCTATGCCTTTTGTCATAG GGAACGAAACCTTTGAGAAACTGGGAACAATCGGTACCTCAGCAAACCTCTTGGTTTACCTGACAAGTGTTTTCAATCTGAAGTCCATTACGGCGACGAATATCATCAACGTCTTCAATGGAACTTGCAATTTCGGTACCTTGCTTGGAGCCTTCCTGTCTGATACTTACTTTGGTCGTTACAAAACCTTGGGATTTGCTTCAGTATCCTCCTTTTTG GGTATGCTTGTGTTAACTCTAACAGCAGCCATTTCAAAGCTGCATCCGCCTCAATGTGGAAGTGGAGGTGAAGAGGCAGGCAGATGCTTCGGTCCAACACCTTGGCAAATGGCATTTCTGTTAAGTGGCTTTGGATTACTAGTTGTGGGTGCTTCTGGCATTAGGCCTTGTAATTTGCCATTTGGGGCTGACCAATTTAATCCTAATACAGAGTCAGGGAAAAGAGGAATTAGCAGCTTTTTCAACTGGTATTAttgcacttatacatttgcAGTCATGATTTCATTGACCACGATTGTTTACGTGCAATCCAATGTGAGCTGGTCGCTAGGGTTGGCTATTCCAACAATTCTTATGTTCTTATCCTGTGCGGTTTTCTTTGCGGGAACAAGAATATATGTGCAAGTGATACCAATAGGGAGTCCTTTAACTAGCATTTCACAAGTTATTGTAGCTGCATTCAAGAAGAGACAAGTTGAGTTGCCAAAGCAACCGTGGATCTCACTTTTCAACCATGTTCCTTCCAATTCCATAAACTCTAGAATCGCTTACACCAAGCAATTCAG GTTTTTAAACAAAGCAGCTGTTATAACATCAAATGACTCGATCAAAGCAGATGGATCAGCAGCAGATCCATGGAAACTTTGCAGTATCCAGCAAGTTGAAGAAGTAAAATGTGTAGTACGACTAATTCCCATATGGGCTGCTGGATTAATCTACTATGTTTCTGTGGTCCAACAACAGAACTATGCAGTCTTCCAAGCCCTTCAATCTGATAGACGCCTAGGAAAGAGCAATTTCCACATCCCAGCTGCTTCATACATCATCTTTGCTATGTTGACCATTACAATTTGGCTACCCATATATGACAGGATTTTAGTTCCATGGCTCAGAAGACTAACAGGGAAAGAAGATGGATTGACGCTCCTCCGGAAAGTCGGAATAGGCCTGATAATATCTGTTTTTGCCTTGCTCATTTCAGGCTTCATTGAGGACAGAAGGAGGATCATAGCTCTCACAGAACCAACACTGGGATCAGTTCCTGGCAAAGGTGCAATTTCTTCAATGTCAGCAATGTGGTTAATTCCTCAAGTTGCACTATCAGGACTTTCTGAAGCATTCGCCCTGATTGGTCAAAATGAACTTTTCTACAAGCAATTCCCTGAAAATATGAGGAGCTTTGCTTTAGCATTCTTGTTTGTGGGCTTCGCAGGGTCCAGCTATTTGAGTAGCTTCTTTTCATCAGTGATTCACAGGACAACAGAATGGTTGGGAGATGATCTTAACAAGGGGAGATTGGATTACTTCTATTACTCGATTGCAGCTCTAGAAATGTTTAACTTTGTCTATTTTCTTATTTGtgcaaagtggtacaagtacaaaggATCAGACAGCAATCCTGGTGTGATGACCCTAGAAATGAACCATAATAATCAACATGAACAAATTCCTGCAGTCTGA
- the LOC113741760 gene encoding protein NRT1/ PTR FAMILY 2.10-like isoform X1 encodes MKNHAQKQKDTKHEPNYQGIKAMPFVVGNEAFEKLGTIGSSSNLLVYLTSVFHMKTITATNVINIFNGTCNLGTLVGAFLCDTYFGRYNMLGFASVSSFLGMLMLTLTAAVSELHPPVCGEGSRCAGPSPGQMIFLISCLLLLVVGASGIRPCNLAFGADQFNPNTESGRRGITSFFNWYYLTYTFAMMVSLTIIVYIQSNVSWSIGFAIPAFLMFLSCALFFLGTRIYVCVLPEGSPMSSVAQVVVAAIKKRKLKQPDDPKVSLFNSFSTASSINSRLPYTDQFRFLDKAAIITPEDEINSDGSPANPWRLCNIQQVERVKCILRVIPIWVACIVYFISVVQIQNYVVFEALQADRRFGTSEFKIPAASYIVVAMLALTIWVPIYDRLIVPWLRRVTGKEDGLTILQRIGIGFAFSVVTMIVSGLVESKRRSIALSKPTIGFEPKKGAISSMSGLWLSLPLVLSGISEGFAIIGENEFFYKQFPENMRSIGMAFIFVGTAVASYLSSLISSIIQSITGRSHGESWLAEDLNKGRLDYYYYLIGILQFLNLIYFLVCARWYKYKEAEDVSEVAMVKLQSEEKDIV; translated from the exons ATGAAGAATCATGCGCAGAAACAGAAAGACACAAAGCATGAGCCAAATTATCAAGGAATCAAGGCTATGCCCTTTGTCGTAG GAAATGAGGCTTTTGAGAAGCTTGGAACAATTGGATCCTCATCCAATCTCTTGGTTTATCTGACTTCTGTTTTCCATATGAAGACCATCACTGCCACCAATGTCATCAACATCTTCAATGGCACTTGCAACTTAGGTACTCTGGTTGGAGCTTTCCTTTGTGACACTTACTTCGGTCGCTACAACATGCTGGGCTTTGCTTCAGTTTCCTCTTTCTTG GGAATGCTTATGCTTACACTAACGGCAGCAGTCTCCGAGCTGCACCCTCCGGTGTGCGGCGAAGGAAGCAGATGTGCTGGTCCATCACCGGGACAGATGATATTTCTGATAAGTTGTCTGCTGCTCCTAGTGGTAGGGGCTAGCGGGATAAGGCCATGCAATTTGGCCTTTGGAGCTGAtcaattcaatccaaatacaGAATCAGGGAGAAGGGGGATCACCAGTTTCTTCAATTGGTACTATTTGACCTATACTTTTGCCATGATGGTGTCTCTAACAATAATAGTTTATATTCAATCGAATGTGAGCTGGTCGATTGGATTCGCCATTCCAgcatttttgatgtttttgtcGTGTGCACTCTTCTTCTTGGGTACGAGGATATATGTCTGTGTGTTGCCAGAGGGAAGTCCAATGTCTAGTGTGGCTCAAGTTGTAGTTGCTGCaatcaagaaaaggaaattgaagCAGCCAGACGATCCTAAGGTGTCTCTTTTTAACAGTTTTTCTACTGCCAGTTCTATCAATTCAAGGCTTCCTTATACGGACCAGTTCAG ATTTCTCGACAAAGCTGCAATCATAACCCCTGAAGACGAAATAaattcggatggatcaccagcAAATCCATGGAGACTCTGCAACATTCAGCAAGTGGAGCGAGTTAAATGCATATTGAGAGTAATTCCCATATGGGTAGCATGCATCGTCTACTTCATTTCAGTAGTTCAAATCCAGAACTATGTTGTTTTTGAAGCCCTTCAAGCAGACAGACGTTTTGGCACCAGCGAATTCAAGATTCCTGCAGCTTCTTACATCGTTGTAGCCATGCTAGCCCTCACGATCTGGGTCCCGATTTACGACAGATTAATAGTTCCATGGCTGAGGAGGGTTactggaaaagaagatggcctaaCAATCCTGCaaagaattggaattggatttgCATTTTCTGTTGTGACTATGATCGTTTCAGGCTTGGtggaaagcaaaagaagaagcatCGCCCTCTCTAAGCCAACAATCGGCTTTGAACCGAAAAAAGGTGCCATTTCTTCCATGTCAGGTTTATGGCTATCTCTGCCATTGGTTTTGTCTGGGATTTCAGAAGGATTCGCCATCATAggagaaaatgaatttttctacaAGCAATTCCCTGAGAACATGAGGAGCATTGGGATGGCTTTCATATTTGTTGGCACTGCAGTAGCGAGTTATTTGAGTAGTTTGATATCATCAATTATTCAAAGCATAACAGGCAGGAGTCATGGAGAAAGCTGGTTAGCTGAAGATCTCAACAAGGGAAGATTGGATTACTATTATTACTTGATAGGAATTTTGCAGTTcttgaatttgatttattttctagTCTGTGCGaggtggtacaagtacaaagaGGCAGAGGACGTTTCTGAGGTGGCCATGGTGAAATTGCAGTCTGAAGAGAAAGATATTGTTTGA
- the LOC113741760 gene encoding protein NRT1/ PTR FAMILY 2.10-like isoform X2: MLMLTLTAAVSELHPPVCGEGSRCAGPSPGQMIFLISCLLLLVVGASGIRPCNLAFGADQFNPNTESGRRGITSFFNWYYLTYTFAMMVSLTIIVYIQSNVSWSIGFAIPAFLMFLSCALFFLGTRIYVCVLPEGSPMSSVAQVVVAAIKKRKLKQPDDPKVSLFNSFSTASSINSRLPYTDQFRFLDKAAIITPEDEINSDGSPANPWRLCNIQQVERVKCILRVIPIWVACIVYFISVVQIQNYVVFEALQADRRFGTSEFKIPAASYIVVAMLALTIWVPIYDRLIVPWLRRVTGKEDGLTILQRIGIGFAFSVVTMIVSGLVESKRRSIALSKPTIGFEPKKGAISSMSGLWLSLPLVLSGISEGFAIIGENEFFYKQFPENMRSIGMAFIFVGTAVASYLSSLISSIIQSITGRSHGESWLAEDLNKGRLDYYYYLIGILQFLNLIYFLVCARWYKYKEAEDVSEVAMVKLQSEEKDIV, encoded by the exons ATGCTTATGCTTACACTAACGGCAGCAGTCTCCGAGCTGCACCCTCCGGTGTGCGGCGAAGGAAGCAGATGTGCTGGTCCATCACCGGGACAGATGATATTTCTGATAAGTTGTCTGCTGCTCCTAGTGGTAGGGGCTAGCGGGATAAGGCCATGCAATTTGGCCTTTGGAGCTGAtcaattcaatccaaatacaGAATCAGGGAGAAGGGGGATCACCAGTTTCTTCAATTGGTACTATTTGACCTATACTTTTGCCATGATGGTGTCTCTAACAATAATAGTTTATATTCAATCGAATGTGAGCTGGTCGATTGGATTCGCCATTCCAgcatttttgatgtttttgtcGTGTGCACTCTTCTTCTTGGGTACGAGGATATATGTCTGTGTGTTGCCAGAGGGAAGTCCAATGTCTAGTGTGGCTCAAGTTGTAGTTGCTGCaatcaagaaaaggaaattgaagCAGCCAGACGATCCTAAGGTGTCTCTTTTTAACAGTTTTTCTACTGCCAGTTCTATCAATTCAAGGCTTCCTTATACGGACCAGTTCAG ATTTCTCGACAAAGCTGCAATCATAACCCCTGAAGACGAAATAaattcggatggatcaccagcAAATCCATGGAGACTCTGCAACATTCAGCAAGTGGAGCGAGTTAAATGCATATTGAGAGTAATTCCCATATGGGTAGCATGCATCGTCTACTTCATTTCAGTAGTTCAAATCCAGAACTATGTTGTTTTTGAAGCCCTTCAAGCAGACAGACGTTTTGGCACCAGCGAATTCAAGATTCCTGCAGCTTCTTACATCGTTGTAGCCATGCTAGCCCTCACGATCTGGGTCCCGATTTACGACAGATTAATAGTTCCATGGCTGAGGAGGGTTactggaaaagaagatggcctaaCAATCCTGCaaagaattggaattggatttgCATTTTCTGTTGTGACTATGATCGTTTCAGGCTTGGtggaaagcaaaagaagaagcatCGCCCTCTCTAAGCCAACAATCGGCTTTGAACCGAAAAAAGGTGCCATTTCTTCCATGTCAGGTTTATGGCTATCTCTGCCATTGGTTTTGTCTGGGATTTCAGAAGGATTCGCCATCATAggagaaaatgaatttttctacaAGCAATTCCCTGAGAACATGAGGAGCATTGGGATGGCTTTCATATTTGTTGGCACTGCAGTAGCGAGTTATTTGAGTAGTTTGATATCATCAATTATTCAAAGCATAACAGGCAGGAGTCATGGAGAAAGCTGGTTAGCTGAAGATCTCAACAAGGGAAGATTGGATTACTATTATTACTTGATAGGAATTTTGCAGTTcttgaatttgatttattttctagTCTGTGCGaggtggtacaagtacaaagaGGCAGAGGACGTTTCTGAGGTGGCCATGGTGAAATTGCAGTCTGAAGAGAAAGATATTGTTTGA